In Pseudomonas fakonensis, one DNA window encodes the following:
- a CDS encoding arylesterase, translating into MRMWWLSAGLALCCLAQGAAAGTVLVVGDSISAGFGLDTRQGWVTLLQQRLKDEGFDDTVVNASISGDTSAGGQARLPALLAAHKPQLVVLELGGNDGLRGQPPAQLQQNLASMIDRSRQAGAKVVLLGMRLPPNYGVRYTTAFAQVYEQLASQKKVALVPFFLDGVGGVPEMMQADGLHPAQVAQQRLLENAWPTIKPLL; encoded by the coding sequence ATGCGAATGTGGTGGTTGAGTGCCGGCCTGGCCTTGTGTTGCCTGGCCCAGGGGGCGGCGGCGGGAACTGTGCTGGTTGTCGGCGATAGTATCAGCGCAGGTTTTGGCCTGGATACCCGCCAGGGTTGGGTCACCCTGCTGCAGCAGCGGCTGAAGGACGAGGGTTTCGACGATACGGTGGTCAACGCCTCGATCAGCGGCGACACCAGTGCCGGCGGCCAGGCGCGGCTGCCGGCGCTGCTTGCAGCGCACAAGCCGCAGCTGGTGGTGCTGGAACTGGGCGGCAACGATGGCCTGCGCGGGCAGCCGCCAGCGCAATTGCAACAAAATCTTGCCTCGATGATCGACCGCTCCCGCCAGGCCGGTGCCAAGGTGGTGCTGCTGGGCATGCGCCTGCCGCCCAACTACGGGGTACGCTACACCACCGCATTTGCCCAGGTGTATGAACAGCTGGCCAGCCAGAAAAAGGTCGCGCTGGTGCCGTTCTTCCTCGATGGGGTGGGGGGCGTGCCCGAGATGATGCAGGCCGACGGCCTGCACCCGGCACAGGTCGCCCAGCAGCGCCTGCTGGAAAACGCCTGGCCGACGATAAAACCCTTGCTGTGA
- the greB gene encoding transcription elongation factor GreB: MPTNIITRAGHNALKAELDHLWHTYRPEITQKVTWAASLGDRSENADYQYNKKLLREIDRRIRYLRKRLEDIRIVDYAPEQEGKVFFGAWVEIDNEEGDSKRFRIVGYDEIYGRNDYISIDSPMARALLKKEEGDEVTVQTPTGEATWFIAHISYDQDTSSP; this comes from the coding sequence TTGCCAACTAACATTATCACCCGCGCAGGCCACAATGCCCTCAAAGCAGAACTGGATCATCTCTGGCACACCTATCGCCCCGAGATCACTCAAAAAGTGACATGGGCGGCGTCCCTAGGCGATCGCAGTGAGAACGCGGATTACCAATACAACAAAAAGCTGCTTCGAGAAATTGACCGCCGTATTAGATACCTTCGTAAGCGACTGGAGGATATTCGCATTGTTGATTATGCGCCCGAGCAGGAAGGCAAGGTATTCTTCGGTGCCTGGGTCGAGATTGACAACGAGGAAGGTGACAGCAAACGATTCAGGATTGTCGGTTACGACGAGATCTACGGTCGCAATGATTACATCTCTATTGACTCGCCCATGGCGCGTGCACTTCTGAAGAAAGAAGAAGGTGATGAGGTCACGGTGCAAACACCGACAGGCGAAGCGACCTGGTTCATCGCACATATATCGTATGACCAAGACACCAGCTCCCCATGA
- the gmtX gene encoding gamma-mobile-trio protein GmtX — protein MMSPEETLESLKASSPPRVHKTLDAVYLACRDQKERKSTDFSYAMIAKVGKVYGVPAKQSLHNEGGARYRALIDAFAAEVPPKPKPISGKYAWIEGLPLGEQKLLTSMLLAELKAAEFKLREILPPNKIVSIDTRQQPSEIFKLLPGERRALEYLVSSDFLSERSLTLGTRGDAYGPEGEQLFRPGTFNALKKALEYL, from the coding sequence ATGATGTCGCCTGAAGAAACCCTAGAAAGCCTTAAGGCCAGCAGCCCACCTCGGGTACATAAAACCCTAGACGCTGTTTACTTGGCTTGTAGAGATCAGAAGGAGCGCAAGAGTACCGACTTCAGCTATGCGATGATCGCAAAGGTTGGCAAGGTGTACGGCGTCCCAGCTAAACAGAGCCTTCACAATGAGGGCGGCGCCCGATACCGTGCCTTGATCGATGCCTTCGCTGCGGAAGTTCCACCAAAGCCGAAGCCTATTTCTGGTAAGTATGCATGGATTGAAGGACTGCCCCTTGGGGAGCAGAAATTACTGACCAGCATGCTACTTGCAGAATTAAAAGCTGCGGAGTTCAAACTTAGAGAAATATTGCCGCCAAACAAGATAGTCAGTATCGATACTCGTCAGCAACCGTCAGAGATATTCAAGCTTTTGCCAGGGGAAAGACGCGCACTTGAGTACTTAGTTTCCAGTGACTTCCTTTCTGAACGCTCACTTACACTTGGCACTCGCGGCGATGCCTATGGGCCTGAAGGCGAGCAATTGTTTCGCCCAGGTACCTTCAACGCGTTAAAAAAAGCGCTTGAGTATCTTTGA
- a CDS encoding ABC transporter permease translates to MTRLSFPRLCALALRQLLRDARASEVRVLFFALLVAVAASTAIGYFGARLNGAMQLRASEFLGADLVLQGSAPASEQQVTSGAALNLRHARVVEFTSVVGGDKGIQLSSIKAADPAYPLRGQLRSAPAPFGLETPGGGPAAGEAWVEPRLLVALDLSIGDSIDVGMKTLRMTRVLTYEPDRANNFYSLTPRVLMNLADLDATGVIQPGSRVSYRDLWRGEPEALAHYRQGVEGSLAANQRLLDTRDGNRQIGGALGKAERYLNMASLVAVLLAGVAVALSASRYAARRLDASALLRCLGLSRHQALGLYCLQLAMLGFVAALAGALLGWLAQLGLFRLLEGLLPSQVPPGGLTPALAGIGTGLVALAGFALPPLAALGRVPPLRVLRRDLLPIPPSSWLVYGAALLALGLIMWRLSLDLLLTFALLGGGLIAALVLGGLLLLGLRSLRQLLAGAPLAWRLGLGQLLRHPLAAAGQALAFGLILLAMGLVALLRAELLDNWQAQLPKDAPNHFALNILADDRQPFAERLAQINATSAPLYPVIPGRLTHINDEPVRQLVSKESTGERAVQRDLSLTWSAELPQGNALSAGSWWQQVPADDAIPGVSVEAELAQSLKLQLGDLLTFDIGGQQRQARVSSLRTVHWDSFQPNFYMIFQPGTLQGLPTTYLTSFYLEPGHDQEVVALSRAFPAVTILQVDALLAQLRSILAQVTLAVEYVLLFVLAAGLAVLFAGLQATLDERIRQGALLRALGAARPLLVKARRIEFGLLGAVSGLLAALGCELITWALYRYAFDLHWAPHPWLLVLPLAGAVLVGGAGVLGTRRALNASPLAVLRES, encoded by the coding sequence ATGACCCGCCTGTCGTTCCCGCGCCTGTGCGCCCTGGCCCTGCGCCAGCTGCTGCGCGATGCCCGCGCCAGCGAAGTGCGGGTGCTGTTTTTCGCACTGTTGGTGGCAGTAGCCGCCAGCACCGCCATCGGCTACTTCGGTGCCCGGCTCAACGGCGCCATGCAACTGCGTGCCAGCGAATTCCTCGGCGCCGACCTGGTGCTGCAGGGCAGCGCCCCGGCCAGCGAGCAGCAGGTCACCAGCGGCGCGGCGCTGAACCTGCGCCACGCCCGGGTGGTGGAGTTCACCAGCGTGGTGGGTGGCGACAAGGGCATTCAACTGTCGAGCATCAAGGCGGCCGACCCGGCCTACCCGCTGCGCGGCCAATTGCGCAGCGCACCCGCCCCCTTTGGCTTGGAAACACCCGGCGGCGGCCCGGCAGCCGGCGAAGCCTGGGTCGAGCCGCGCCTGCTGGTGGCCCTTGACCTGTCGATCGGCGACAGCATCGACGTGGGCATGAAGACCCTACGCATGACCCGCGTGCTCACCTACGAACCAGACCGCGCCAACAACTTCTACAGCCTCACCCCGCGGGTGTTGATGAACCTCGCCGACCTGGACGCCACCGGGGTGATCCAGCCTGGCAGCCGGGTCAGCTACCGCGACCTGTGGCGCGGCGAACCCGAGGCCCTGGCGCACTACCGACAAGGCGTCGAAGGGTCGCTGGCCGCCAACCAGCGCCTGCTCGACACCCGCGACGGCAACCGGCAGATCGGCGGCGCCCTGGGCAAGGCTGAGCGTTACCTGAACATGGCCAGCCTGGTGGCAGTGCTGCTGGCCGGCGTTGCCGTAGCTCTATCGGCCAGCCGCTACGCCGCCCGGCGCCTGGACGCCAGTGCACTGCTGCGCTGCCTGGGGTTGTCGCGCCACCAGGCCCTGGGCCTGTACTGCCTGCAACTGGCGATGCTGGGCTTCGTGGCGGCGCTGGCCGGCGCGCTACTGGGCTGGCTGGCGCAATTGGGCCTGTTCCGCCTGCTCGAAGGCTTGCTACCCAGCCAGGTGCCGCCTGGCGGCCTGACCCCAGCCCTGGCCGGCATCGGCACCGGGCTGGTGGCCCTGGCCGGGTTTGCTCTGCCACCGCTGGCAGCGCTAGGCCGCGTGCCACCCCTGCGGGTGCTGCGCCGCGACCTGTTGCCGATCCCGCCCAGCAGCTGGCTGGTATACGGCGCGGCACTGCTGGCCCTGGGCCTGATCATGTGGCGCCTGAGCCTGGACCTGCTGCTGACCTTCGCCCTGCTCGGCGGCGGGCTGATCGCTGCGCTGGTGCTCGGCGGGCTGTTGCTGCTGGGGCTGCGCAGCCTGCGCCAACTGCTGGCCGGCGCGCCGCTGGCCTGGCGCCTGGGCCTGGGCCAGTTGCTGCGCCACCCACTGGCCGCCGCCGGCCAGGCCCTGGCCTTCGGCCTGATCCTGCTGGCCATGGGGCTGGTGGCGCTGCTGCGCGCCGAGTTGCTGGACAACTGGCAGGCGCAGTTACCCAAGGATGCCCCCAACCACTTCGCCCTGAACATCCTGGCCGACGACCGCCAGCCGTTCGCCGAACGCCTGGCGCAGATCAACGCCACCTCGGCGCCGCTGTACCCAGTGATCCCGGGGCGCCTCACGCATATCAACGACGAGCCGGTGCGCCAGCTGGTGAGCAAGGAGTCCACCGGCGAGCGCGCCGTGCAGCGCGACCTGAGCCTGACCTGGTCTGCCGAACTGCCTCAAGGTAACGCGCTGAGCGCCGGCAGTTGGTGGCAGCAGGTACCGGCCGACGACGCGATACCTGGGGTTTCGGTGGAAGCGGAACTGGCACAGAGCCTGAAGCTGCAACTGGGCGACCTGTTGACCTTCGACATCGGCGGCCAGCAGCGCCAGGCGCGGGTCAGCAGCCTGCGCACGGTGCACTGGGACAGCTTCCAGCCGAACTTCTACATGATCTTCCAGCCCGGCACGTTGCAGGGGCTGCCCACCACCTACCTGACCAGCTTCTACCTGGAACCGGGGCACGACCAGGAGGTGGTGGCACTGTCGCGAGCCTTCCCCGCGGTGACCATCCTGCAAGTCGATGCCCTGCTGGCGCAGCTACGCAGCATCCTCGCCCAGGTGACCCTGGCGGTGGAGTACGTGCTGCTGTTCGTGCTGGCGGCAGGCTTGGCGGTGTTGTTCGCCGGCTTGCAGGCGACGCTGGATGAACGCATTCGCCAGGGCGCGCTGTTACGGGCGCTAGGCGCGGCGCGGCCGCTGCTGGTGAAGGCGCGGCGCATCGAGTTCGGTTTGCTGGGGGCTGTGAGCGGGTTGCTGGCGGCGCTGGGCTGCGAGCTGATTACCTGGGCGCTGTACCGCTATGCGTTCGACCTGCACTGGGCGCCGCACCCGTGGCTGCTGGTGCTGCCATTGGCAGGGGCGGTGCTGGTGGGCGGGGCCGGGGTGCTGGGCACCCGCCGGGCTCTGAATGCCAGCCCGTTGGCGGTGTTGCGCGAGAGTTGA
- the gmtZ gene encoding gamma-mobile-trio integrase GmtZ: MPIKKELYETYEEARAACIKLGFKTVVDYNKRRSEDPMLPSAPYQMYASKWTGYGDYFGRPKVKVYSYVEAKAAVLKLGITSARGYQDTYKQDPYLPASPHVHYEKDWISWDDFLDKEEKYQDFFEARLIARSYNFRTIQDYRDTCASVDTRLYVAPDLVYKEWNGWYDYLGIEKRPTLLTYEDAKELVAKHGIKTGRQYIEFRKSHPELPVSPSNCYKKHWVDWATFLQQKPDPYESYFEAQQAAKFAGISTAEEYAACYLEEDPRLPKDPAKTYKDSWISWEEFLGTVPKYEDIDQATAAIQRLGIKTKAEYLNRFREDSLLPRYPEIIYKHQWPETGWRVFLYGAFYPTMQSASAAARALGAVTMKDYAELCHLDPKLPKAPLGVYKECESWVHFILPERCNTYEEAKFAVKVIGIKNSAEYRQKYALYPCLPANPHRDFHNDWVDWYDFCDIVQPYSFDEAKELLSHLNIVSAADYKKHIVASNDRRFPFAPDKVYQASWINWADYLGREQPYTIVTIPKSHAAWQYVLGSHLKAVKSGYVKENHLVRFVRDFLVPLNIGQDPTAIFTTDRFTLSEFELFIGSIKKTLQRKVVQTLREFAQSYIKDNLCVNCEDTGERTLIPGARDPFAPLNKEIGVVIKPSETVKPALAYHFVDELKEWIIPPSANSFSDLTHLHEFKADWFDIDEDQIDRNDPDCVWKLENGKYKIWFPGSWMHTYALASVPVRGIQLAYVDSGEGDDEIPVLEGGEISWKPNPLPFRGCKKNQGFVKKYPKKELGMHITTNKTSRTHPEYDIPWIPEPLAIWCIRFRNWQTKYNPISKPMRWEDCENTNLNLEDRKAKQENCFLFRDFNKEECIGSFSLRLGWRIAIALFNIQPPEIELATLDGDPNNVSSYSSQYTAHTMRVSLITAYVMEFRLPLTDIVKIAGHSSVIMSIYYVKANGEMLRMKYEDGEKRALADRAKAVWQMVQQGRANAVKGQLIANNEEAIKRFAGDIAAGSALFRDYGICTFAGSRCHDGHLNELGKAIAVPAGYLGSENCIRCRHFVTGPVFLGGLLSLANEISLSARMQFDHIESMGQKVTSIEERVRELGYQQHDAEALGLVFDETPIRELELERLAIKGQIETASQKANMYLSDMNSINRLANQCQAVVNKRIDSDDNTDSTQLIMHSDHETTLHIEETSFFHQLNEVCENAEIYISAKAELAVTPRTQLLDRMIQFNEMKPSLFMLDVKQQLAIGNQLTKFMLSRLKSWEKLDAVVDGRILMRDLPEHEKLSEHSIQQLLSGAKAQELLAIDRDDKTQAARIGGMPKNPNRASQTHALIEYQEEVSA, encoded by the coding sequence ATGCCAATCAAGAAAGAACTTTACGAAACCTACGAAGAAGCGCGCGCAGCGTGTATTAAGCTGGGGTTCAAAACAGTTGTTGATTACAACAAGCGACGCTCTGAAGACCCCATGCTACCTTCAGCCCCTTACCAGATGTATGCTAGTAAATGGACGGGCTATGGCGATTATTTCGGCAGGCCGAAGGTGAAAGTCTATAGCTACGTCGAAGCTAAAGCTGCCGTTCTTAAACTAGGTATAACTTCTGCAAGGGGCTACCAAGACACATACAAACAAGACCCGTATCTCCCCGCCAGCCCCCACGTGCATTATGAAAAGGATTGGATAAGCTGGGACGACTTCCTCGACAAAGAGGAAAAGTATCAGGATTTTTTTGAGGCGCGACTGATCGCACGCTCTTACAACTTCAGAACCATTCAAGACTATAGGGACACTTGCGCAAGTGTAGACACGCGACTTTATGTAGCCCCTGATCTTGTATACAAAGAATGGAATGGATGGTATGACTATCTCGGCATTGAGAAGCGCCCGACGTTGCTGACCTACGAAGACGCTAAGGAATTGGTTGCTAAGCACGGCATCAAAACGGGTCGCCAGTACATCGAATTTAGGAAGTCTCATCCCGAGCTTCCAGTGTCACCCAGCAACTGTTACAAAAAGCACTGGGTGGACTGGGCTACTTTTCTGCAGCAAAAGCCTGATCCTTACGAGAGTTACTTTGAAGCACAGCAGGCAGCAAAATTCGCTGGCATAAGCACAGCCGAAGAATATGCCGCTTGCTATCTTGAAGAAGACCCAAGACTCCCCAAAGACCCCGCGAAGACATATAAAGACTCTTGGATCAGCTGGGAAGAATTCCTCGGCACAGTGCCAAAGTATGAAGATATCGATCAAGCGACTGCAGCTATCCAACGACTAGGAATTAAAACCAAAGCTGAATATCTTAACCGATTCCGCGAGGACAGCCTACTGCCACGATACCCAGAAATCATCTACAAACATCAGTGGCCCGAAACCGGATGGAGAGTATTCCTATACGGTGCGTTCTACCCAACGATGCAATCTGCAAGCGCAGCTGCGAGGGCACTCGGCGCTGTGACCATGAAAGATTACGCAGAGCTTTGCCATCTTGACCCTAAGCTCCCAAAGGCTCCTCTCGGAGTGTACAAAGAGTGCGAATCATGGGTGCATTTTATCCTTCCTGAGCGATGCAATACTTATGAGGAGGCAAAATTCGCCGTGAAGGTAATTGGCATAAAAAATAGCGCTGAGTATCGTCAAAAATATGCACTTTACCCTTGCCTACCCGCCAATCCGCATCGTGACTTTCACAACGACTGGGTCGATTGGTATGACTTCTGCGATATTGTTCAGCCATACTCTTTCGATGAAGCGAAAGAATTGCTGAGTCATCTTAATATAGTTTCCGCCGCCGATTACAAAAAACATATTGTAGCCAGTAATGATCGCCGCTTTCCATTCGCGCCAGACAAAGTATACCAAGCATCTTGGATCAACTGGGCTGACTACCTTGGCCGAGAGCAACCGTATACCATAGTCACGATCCCGAAAAGCCATGCAGCATGGCAATATGTCCTCGGATCGCATTTGAAAGCGGTAAAATCCGGCTATGTTAAAGAAAACCACCTGGTGCGATTCGTCCGCGATTTTCTTGTTCCATTGAACATCGGCCAAGATCCAACAGCAATCTTCACAACAGACAGATTTACGCTATCGGAGTTTGAGCTATTCATTGGGAGCATCAAAAAAACTCTACAGCGAAAAGTCGTTCAAACGCTCCGTGAGTTCGCACAGAGCTATATCAAAGACAATCTTTGCGTCAATTGCGAGGATACCGGTGAGCGCACTTTGATTCCGGGCGCGCGTGATCCATTCGCGCCGCTCAACAAAGAGATTGGCGTGGTCATCAAACCGAGCGAGACGGTTAAACCTGCTCTAGCGTACCACTTTGTTGACGAACTCAAAGAATGGATCATTCCTCCTTCTGCCAATAGCTTTTCCGACCTGACTCACCTTCATGAGTTTAAAGCAGACTGGTTTGATATCGACGAAGACCAAATTGATCGTAATGACCCAGACTGTGTTTGGAAGCTTGAAAATGGAAAATACAAGATCTGGTTCCCTGGATCTTGGATGCATACCTATGCACTGGCATCTGTTCCAGTTCGCGGAATCCAACTCGCATACGTCGATTCAGGTGAAGGTGACGATGAAATTCCTGTGCTTGAAGGAGGAGAAATTTCCTGGAAGCCCAATCCATTGCCTTTCCGCGGCTGCAAGAAGAATCAGGGATTTGTAAAAAAATATCCCAAAAAAGAACTTGGCATGCACATCACCACCAATAAGACGTCGCGTACTCACCCGGAGTACGACATCCCTTGGATTCCCGAACCCCTAGCAATTTGGTGCATTCGGTTTCGAAACTGGCAAACCAAATACAACCCTATCAGCAAACCCATGCGATGGGAAGACTGCGAAAATACCAATTTAAACCTTGAAGATCGCAAGGCAAAGCAGGAAAACTGCTTTTTATTTAGAGACTTCAACAAAGAAGAATGCATCGGAAGCTTTAGCCTTCGCTTAGGATGGCGAATTGCAATTGCACTTTTCAATATTCAACCACCCGAAATAGAGCTAGCCACGCTTGATGGCGATCCAAATAACGTAAGCTCTTACTCTTCCCAGTACACCGCTCACACCATGCGGGTCAGCCTTATTACCGCGTACGTGATGGAATTCAGACTTCCTCTAACTGACATCGTGAAAATTGCCGGCCACAGCTCCGTAATCATGTCCATATATTACGTTAAAGCGAATGGCGAAATGTTGCGCATGAAATACGAGGATGGTGAAAAAAGAGCGCTAGCCGACCGAGCTAAGGCCGTTTGGCAAATGGTTCAGCAGGGACGAGCGAATGCAGTCAAAGGTCAGCTCATTGCTAACAACGAAGAGGCCATTAAACGTTTCGCTGGAGATATAGCTGCTGGTAGTGCGTTGTTCCGTGATTACGGGATCTGCACATTTGCCGGTAGTCGCTGCCACGACGGCCACCTCAATGAGCTTGGAAAAGCTATAGCAGTTCCGGCTGGTTACCTGGGCAGTGAAAACTGCATCCGTTGCCGTCATTTTGTTACAGGCCCTGTTTTCTTGGGCGGGCTTCTTTCACTGGCCAACGAAATCTCGCTTTCCGCGAGAATGCAATTCGACCACATTGAGAGTATGGGACAGAAAGTCACCTCCATTGAGGAGCGCGTGCGAGAGCTTGGGTACCAACAGCATGATGCGGAGGCTTTAGGACTGGTATTTGATGAAACGCCAATCCGCGAGCTTGAACTGGAAAGACTAGCCATTAAGGGGCAGATAGAAACTGCCTCTCAGAAAGCTAACATGTATTTGTCAGACATGAACTCTATCAACCGACTGGCCAACCAATGCCAGGCAGTCGTCAATAAGCGCATTGACAGTGACGACAACACAGACTCGACTCAGCTTATTATGCACAGCGACCATGAAACCACTCTTCATATTGAAGAAACTTCATTCTTTCACCAGTTGAACGAAGTTTGTGAAAACGCTGAAATCTATATCTCCGCTAAAGCAGAGCTGGCAGTCACGCCTCGAACCCAGCTTTTGGATCGAATGATCCAGTTCAACGAAATGAAACCATCGCTTTTTATGCTAGACGTTAAGCAGCAACTGGCCATTGGCAACCAACTAACAAAATTCATGCTATCTCGACTCAAATCTTGGGAAAAGCTGGATGCGGTAGTGGATGGACGCATCCTGATGCGTGACCTCCCCGAACATGAGAAGTTGTCAGAGCACTCTATTCAGCAGTTACTTTCTGGCGCGAAAGCTCAAGAATTGCTGGCCATTGATCGCGACGACAAAACACAAGCCGCGCGCATTGGCGGCATGCCCAAAAATCCAAACCGTGCTTCCCAAACTCACGCATTGATCGAATATCAAGAGGAGGTCTCCGCATGA
- a CDS encoding ABC transporter ATP-binding protein, whose protein sequence is MGPSILVAQNLSKVVPSAEGDLTILHALSLDLAQGDSLAIVGASGSGKSTLLGLLAGLDQPSAGKVVLAGHDLGPLDEDQRARVRAEHVGFVFQSFQLLDSLNALENVMLPLELDGRRDAREHARSLLERVGLGKRLSHTPRQLSGGEQQRVAIARAFAAQPAVLFADEPTGNLDSHTGERISDLLFELNQERGTTLVLVTHDERLARRCHRQIRLDAGRLVAPVEP, encoded by the coding sequence ATGGGCCCCAGCATTCTCGTTGCGCAGAACCTTAGCAAAGTGGTCCCCAGCGCGGAAGGTGACCTGACCATCCTCCACGCCCTCTCCCTCGACCTCGCCCAGGGCGACAGCCTGGCCATCGTCGGCGCCTCGGGATCGGGCAAGTCCACCCTCCTCGGCCTGCTCGCCGGCCTCGACCAACCCAGCGCCGGCAAGGTAGTGCTGGCCGGCCACGACCTCGGCCCGCTGGATGAAGACCAGCGCGCCCGGGTGCGTGCCGAGCATGTGGGCTTCGTGTTCCAGTCGTTCCAGTTGCTCGACAGCCTCAACGCCCTGGAAAACGTCATGCTGCCGCTGGAGCTGGACGGCCGTCGCGACGCCCGCGAGCATGCCCGCAGCCTGCTCGAGCGGGTCGGCCTGGGTAAACGCCTGAGCCATACCCCGCGTCAGCTTTCCGGTGGCGAACAGCAGCGGGTGGCCATCGCCCGCGCCTTCGCCGCGCAGCCGGCGGTATTGTTCGCCGACGAGCCCACCGGCAACCTCGACAGCCACACCGGCGAGCGCATCAGCGACCTGTTGTTCGAGCTGAACCAGGAGCGCGGCACCACGCTGGTGCTGGTGACCCACGACGAACGCCTGGCGCGGCGCTGCCACCGCCAGATCCGCCTGGATGCCGGCCGCCTGGTGGCGCCCGTGGAGCCATGA
- the gmtY gene encoding gamma-mobile-trio recombinase GmtY, translating into MQIMKMPLLTAIKIKVEYQGPTQLKKIRLPALVTREGVLISLLQYLSEAHRSNSWRAKVTSAVGMLLDYIALSGIPFDNPTTLLRSFRTALKSGTIDLSLEDPTGLYWPNRSQANADDIVTLLTGYTDWLTKQPGHSGVVMNPIREATKHEERLNWCAYHHRQDNKLLSHLTSDEEREMNRFRREVGRERASPVILDEVKRFPQEHFNTLIDEGFVIASPRSEDKRLRMDYKSQAMTLLMNHGGLRKSELFHIYLDDIEIDVERCEAIVRVHHPSQGKAPEKGYKNREDYLLRKFRMKPRTDYLKSESLHAGWKAPTTNTQMFFVVSFYPPVKAQEFLLAFQNYLLYQRVDSKGRHPFAFTNSKGRPETIKNFQRLHTAAVIRIGLGCSKYQGTSEHGHRHAYGYRLADNGFTQLEIQRSMHHAHPDSCLVYLQATDEDLRERMRKTEAKNRTSAPVETFESEDIEALGRPLASYRGITRPRN; encoded by the coding sequence ATGCAAATCATGAAGATGCCCCTGCTGACGGCGATCAAGATCAAGGTCGAGTACCAAGGCCCCACCCAGCTCAAAAAAATTCGGCTTCCGGCCTTGGTCACCCGCGAAGGAGTACTGATCTCCCTGCTCCAATACCTGAGCGAAGCACACAGGAGCAATTCGTGGCGCGCGAAGGTGACCTCCGCCGTGGGGATGCTCCTGGACTACATCGCGCTGAGCGGTATTCCTTTCGACAACCCAACCACGCTACTGCGATCGTTCCGTACCGCATTGAAGAGCGGCACCATTGATCTGAGCCTTGAAGATCCGACTGGCCTCTACTGGCCCAACCGGAGTCAAGCGAATGCGGATGACATCGTTACTCTACTGACTGGATACACCGACTGGCTGACCAAGCAGCCGGGGCACAGTGGTGTGGTCATGAATCCGATTAGAGAAGCTACGAAGCACGAAGAGAGATTGAACTGGTGCGCTTATCATCATCGTCAAGACAATAAACTTCTCAGCCACTTAACATCAGACGAAGAGCGAGAAATGAATCGCTTCAGACGTGAAGTAGGAAGGGAGAGAGCGTCACCTGTGATCCTTGACGAAGTAAAACGCTTCCCTCAAGAACACTTCAATACGCTGATTGATGAAGGCTTTGTAATCGCCAGCCCTCGAAGTGAGGACAAGCGCCTGCGAATGGATTATAAAAGCCAGGCCATGACCCTTCTGATGAATCATGGCGGGCTTCGCAAGAGCGAGCTATTTCATATCTATCTTGACGACATCGAAATTGATGTAGAGCGCTGCGAGGCCATAGTCCGGGTTCATCATCCCTCCCAGGGTAAAGCGCCCGAGAAAGGCTATAAAAATCGTGAAGACTATCTGCTACGCAAATTCCGCATGAAACCGCGAACAGATTATTTGAAATCGGAATCACTGCACGCGGGATGGAAAGCCCCAACGACGAACACGCAGATGTTTTTCGTAGTTTCCTTCTATCCACCCGTAAAGGCTCAGGAATTCCTGCTCGCCTTTCAAAACTACCTTCTATACCAAAGAGTGGACTCGAAAGGCAGACATCCATTTGCGTTTACAAACTCAAAGGGCAGGCCTGAAACCATTAAAAACTTCCAGCGCCTACACACAGCCGCAGTGATAAGAATCGGCCTGGGCTGCTCCAAATATCAGGGCACAAGTGAGCATGGCCATCGACATGCATACGGTTACCGTCTTGCAGATAACGGTTTTACTCAACTCGAAATTCAACGCTCCATGCACCATGCGCACCCCGATTCTTGCTTGGTTTACCTACAAGCGACAGATGAGGATCTAAGGGAGCGGATGCGAAAAACCGAGGCCAAGAATAGAACTTCTGCACCAGTGGAAACCTTCGAATCTGAAGATATCGAGGCTCTTGGTCGCCCTTTAGCCAGCTACCGGGGCATAACACGACCCAGGAATTAA